One window of Myxocyprinus asiaticus isolate MX2 ecotype Aquarium Trade chromosome 6, UBuf_Myxa_2, whole genome shotgun sequence genomic DNA carries:
- the LOC127441972 gene encoding uncharacterized protein LOC127441972 produces the protein MTINHLDYCGATQFSWQKEEEGGGMKRWKRRGKMATVRPSHQPPDLVPLLMSIVAVLISHHIFNAAAQIPDPELLPTDPPKKPDPVTSETVVFWGLRLWQVVGIFSMFVLAIIITLCCIFKCRIPRTKKEIEARHAQRLAAKTYANTLETVPPLNELTDVPGALAETSALQTVSEQVQAHGSGQLPVVREEDEPANLVA, from the exons CTACACAGTTTTCCTGGCAGAAGGAAGAGGAAGGGGGAGGAATGAAACGTTGGAAAAGAAGAGGGAAGATGGCCACCGTGAGGCCTTCGCATCAACCCCCAGACCTGGTCCCGTTGCTGATGAGCATAGTGGCTGTGTTGATCTCACACCACATCTTCAATGCCGCTGCCCAGATCCCCGACCCAGAG CTCCTGCCAACAGATCCTCCAAAAAAACCAGACCCAGTCACCTCAGAAACAGTGGTGTTTTGGGGTCTACGATTATGGCAGGTTGTGGGCATTTTCTCCATGTTCGTCTTAGCAATTA TAATAACACTGTGCTGCATCTTCAAATGCCGAATTCCCAGGACGAAAAAAGAGATCGAGGCTCGGCACGCACAAAGACTTGCTGCTAAAACGTATGCCAACACACTGGAGACTGTGCCCCCCCTGAACGAGCTCACAGATGTGCCGGGAG CTCTTGCAGAAACCTCTGCACTGCAGACAGTCTCTGAACAGGTTCAGGCTCATGGGAGTGGACAACTTCCTGTGGTCagggaagaagatgaaccagcaAATCTGGTCGCTTAG